The following proteins are co-located in the Pectinophora gossypiella chromosome 7, ilPecGoss1.1, whole genome shotgun sequence genome:
- the LOC126368283 gene encoding uncharacterized protein LOC126368283 has protein sequence MKVNLGKREQKQRNNEDTPIVISDSEETASIPSIGRYELESEFPIISPSESTVTANSSLETAHSARDIDTEGKTFLTIIDAFSKLGQALEISSKSTPEVARALIKYFSVYGVPNKISSDPGTEFNNILLKETLQFYKIELHIGTPHNPNSMGLIERFHSTILEIYRIAKYEHKITDAASVMTYAVMSYNQSIHSTTGLTPFEVVFGHTSASSTFNVDFCKEYTQKLVRDHVKRTKYLYKFLTDKIIHGKKKIQTKHGGEKEFSLEEGDEIFIKGTNTRRSKDKNRYQKAKITGEISRNVVPVSTQGRDTTVPVKDIRRPPQMLYITIDEVENAIAFSKLRTLHQSLIETEELLEILIKVSKSNKLMYEVNLENLSKLEQCIEIKAYSKQNQITFVLEVPLVDRDMYTYYKVIPLPVTNSFNQTVFIIPKNPYLLAKGLKTVSLSTPCKEIDKEMFLCNKDVLQSTIKDSCIDALMKLSTNISSCTPVVAKTGKPKIEPIEDNQWILYSKTTILLTKMCNSEETIERLCGTYILILDDECRAKINNIVLQPLETLGDPVHFSKLPIVEFPEIPVPAPLPERKTYNLDETELSKLEHFASKYDETGNIRESAINTHSISGEQSDDSDQEDVLCPPLGQFLFGASSPRGWLPLISVGRSQMVAGFG, from the exons ATGAAAGTGAACCTGGGCAAAAGGGAACAAAAACAGCGAAATAATGAAGACACGCCTATAGTGATATCTGACTCAGAGGAAACCGCAAGTATTCCTTCAATCGGAAGATATGAGCTTGAATCGGAGTTTCCAATAATATCTCCATCTGAAAGCACTGTAACAGCTAACTCTAGCTTAGAAACAGCTCATTCCGCCCGCGATATTGATACTGAAG GAAAAACCTTTTTGACAATTATCGATGCATTTAGTAAATTAGGACAAGCTCTTGAAATCTCAAGTAAATCCACTCCAGAAGTAGCACGAGCCCTAATTAAATATTTCTCCGTTTATGGTGTTCCAAATAAAATCAGTTCAGATCCAGgtacagaatttaataatatccTTCTCAAGGAAACGTTACAGTTTTACAAAATTGAACTTCATATAGGAACCCCACACAATCCTAACTCTATGGGTCTTATAGAGCGATTCCACTCTACAATCTTAGAGATATATCGAATCGCTAAGTATGAACATAAGATAACGGACGCCGCATCTGTTATGACATACGCCGTGATGTCATATAATCAAAGTATACATTCAACTACTGGTCTAACACCATTTGAGGTAGTATTCGGACATACTTCCGCATCCAGTACATTCAATGTAGATTTCTGTAAAGAATACACACAAAAATTAGTTAGAGATCATGTCAAAAGAACTAAATACCTTTATAAATTCTTAACCGATAAAATCATTCATGGCAAAAAGAAAATTCAAACTAAACATGGAGGCGAAAAAGAGTTCTCCTTAGAAGAAGGAGATGAAATCTTCATAAAAGGAACCAATACCAGAAGAAGTAAAGATAAAAATAGAtatcaaaaagcaaaaattacAGGTGAAATTAGTAGAAATGTAGTACCCGTTAGTACCCAAGGTCGTGATACTACAGTTCCAGTTAAAGATATTAGACGTCCTCCACAG ATGCTCTATATCACAATAGATGAGGTTGAAAATGCTATTGCATTCAGTAAATTAAGAACTCTACATCAATCATTGATAGAGACTGAGGAATTGTTGGAAATACTAATTAAAGTTTCgaaatcaaataaattaatgtatgaAGTTAACTTAGAAAACTTATCTAAATTAGAACAGTGTATAGAAATTAAGGCTTATTCAAAGCAAAATCAGATAACATTCGTATTGGAAGTGCCACTTGTCGACCGAGATATGTATACGTACTACAAAGTAATTCCCTTACCTGTTACCAATTCCTTTAATCAAACTGTTTTTATAATTCCTAAAAATCCCTACCTATTAGCGAAAGGGTTGAAAACTGTGTCGCTCTCTACACCCTGCAAGGAGATCGACAAAGAAATGTTCCTGTGCAACAAGGATGTACTGCAGTCCACAATCAAGGACTCTTGTATCGACGCCTTGATGAAGCTCTCCACCAACATCAGCTCCTGTACCCCTGTTGTAGCAAAAACGGGAAAACCTAAAATAGAACCAATTGAGGATAATCAATGGATTCTCTACAGTAAAACTACAATTTTGTTAACGAAAATGTGTAATTCAGAAGAAACAATAGAAAGATTATGTGGTACATATATACTTATCCTGGATGATGAATGCAGAGCTAAGATTAACAACATAGTCCTGCAGCCACTTGAAACCTTAGGCGATCCAGTGCATTTCAGCAAGCTGCCAATCGTCGAATTTCCAGAGATACCAGTTCCTGCCCCTTTACCTGAAAGAAAAACTTATAACTTGGACGAAACAGAGTTATCAAAGTTGGAACATTTTGCCAGTAAATATGATGAAACTGGGAACATTCGTGAAAGTGCTATAAACACACATAGTATAAGT GGGGAACAGAGTGATGACTCTGACCAAGAAGATGTTCTCTGTCCTCCACTAGGGCAATTCTTGTTCGGCGCGTCTTCGCCGCGGGGGTGGCTGCCTCTtatttcagtaggccggagtcaGATGGTGGCTgggttcggatag